A window of the Longimicrobiales bacterium genome harbors these coding sequences:
- a CDS encoding HRDC domain-containing protein, whose product MKYITANDEVEELAEALQEAPLFAADTEAAGYHRYHDRICLLQISTRDQTYLIDTLTISDLSALAPVFAAATHEVVLHDADYDLRLLARDHDMRIGGLFDTKLAAQLLGEPAFGLGALVEKYLGTRLDKKHQRADWAQRPLPPEMLSYAAEDTRHLPELRDRLKAALEDAGRSHWAEEEFGLREHTRWDATAPVEEGYLRIKNTRDLTPRQMAALRELHEWREALAEQRDVATFRVVGNDVLIAAARALPRSVRELSQTKGIPGSIAERYGNDMIERIGRALDLDESDLPRRQRGPRRPPPDADFDELVERLKRVRDAAAEELGLDRGFLMPRQQLEAIARQRPRSESDLMEVPDIRRWQVEALGARLVGALK is encoded by the coding sequence ATGAAGTACATCACGGCGAACGACGAGGTGGAGGAGCTGGCGGAGGCGCTGCAGGAGGCGCCGCTGTTCGCCGCCGACACCGAAGCGGCCGGCTACCATCGATATCACGATCGCATCTGCCTGCTGCAGATATCGACGCGGGATCAGACCTACCTGATCGACACTCTGACCATCAGCGACCTCTCCGCCCTCGCGCCCGTGTTTGCGGCAGCGACCCACGAAGTGGTGCTGCACGATGCGGATTACGATCTGCGCCTGCTCGCGCGCGACCACGACATGCGGATCGGCGGCCTGTTCGACACCAAGCTTGCCGCGCAGCTGCTGGGTGAGCCCGCATTCGGGCTCGGCGCCCTGGTGGAGAAGTATCTCGGCACGCGTCTGGACAAGAAGCACCAGCGGGCGGACTGGGCACAGCGGCCGCTGCCGCCGGAAATGCTGTCGTACGCGGCGGAGGACACGCGCCACCTGCCGGAGCTGCGCGACCGCCTGAAGGCGGCGCTGGAAGACGCCGGTCGAAGCCACTGGGCGGAGGAGGAATTCGGTCTGCGCGAGCACACGCGGTGGGACGCGACGGCGCCCGTCGAGGAAGGCTACCTGCGCATCAAGAACACGCGCGACCTCACACCGCGTCAGATGGCCGCGCTGCGCGAGCTGCACGAATGGCGTGAAGCCCTGGCCGAGCAGCGGGACGTGGCCACGTTCCGCGTCGTCGGCAATGATGTGCTGATCGCAGCGGCGCGCGCGCTGCCGCGCAGCGTGCGCGAGCTGTCGCAGACGAAGGGCATCCCCGGGAGTATCGCGGAGCGGTACGGCAACGACATGATCGAGCGGATCGGTCGCGCGCTGGATCTCGATGAGTCGGATCTGCCGCGCCGGCAGCGCGGCCCGCGCCGGCCGCCGCCCGACGCCGACTTCGACGAGCTGGTCGAGCGGCTCAAGCGGGTTCGCGACGCCGCCGCGGAGGAGCTCGGTCTGGACCGCGGATTCCTGATGCCGCGGCAGCAGCTGGAGGCGATCGCGCGGCAGCGGCCGCGCTCGGAATCGGATCTGATGGAAGTGCCGGACATCCGCCGCTGGCAGGTGGAGGCCCTCGGCGCGAGGCTGGTCGGGGCGCTGAAGTAG
- a CDS encoding cytochrome c biogenesis protein CcdA — protein MIALLQSGLGNMLDQSPLLAIATMFGAGLVTSLTPCVYPMIPITAGVIAGTAGDDAPRRRVVLLTLTYVLGLALLYALLGLLAGMSGTLFGTVSASPWARFAIGNLLLIFGLAMLDVIPVRVPQGLTAWAGSLGGGSYPAVFVLGATSGIVAAPCGAPAFAAVLTWVATTGSPALGFTYLFIFSLGMTALLVVVGIFSGTLARLPRSGRWMVWIKRAAGVILIAMAEYYFIQMGMVF, from the coding sequence ATGATCGCATTGCTGCAGTCGGGGCTCGGCAACATGCTCGACCAGAGTCCGCTGCTCGCGATCGCCACCATGTTCGGTGCGGGCCTGGTCACCAGCCTCACGCCGTGCGTCTACCCGATGATCCCCATTACGGCGGGAGTCATTGCGGGAACCGCGGGCGACGACGCACCGCGCCGCCGCGTCGTGCTCCTCACCCTGACCTACGTGCTCGGCCTCGCGCTGCTCTATGCCCTGCTCGGCCTGCTCGCGGGCATGAGCGGAACATTGTTCGGTACCGTCTCCGCCAGCCCCTGGGCCCGGTTCGCGATCGGTAACCTCCTGCTCATCTTCGGCCTGGCGATGCTCGACGTCATCCCCGTTCGCGTGCCCCAGGGCCTCACCGCATGGGCCGGCAGCCTCGGCGGCGGCTCCTATCCCGCCGTCTTCGTGCTGGGCGCCACATCCGGCATTGTCGCTGCGCCCTGCGGCGCACCCGCGTTCGCGGCCGTGCTCACATGGGTCGCCACCACCGGCAGTCCCGCTCTGGGCTTCACGTACCTCTTCATCTTCTCACTGGGCATGACCGCGCTCCTCGTCGTCGTCGGCATTTTCTCCGGCACGCTCGCGCGCCTGCCCCGATCGGGACGCTGGATGGTCTGGATCAAACGGGCGGCCGGAGTGATCCTCATCGCCATGGCGGAGTATTACTTCATCCAGATGGGAATGGTCTTCTGA
- a CDS encoding TlpA disulfide reductase family protein — protein sequence MNDIPASVLRRLLLGAAVWLIAVLAPIAAAAPLAAQDVGLAVGRVPDAVQLEDIEGNAFDFASVVGRKPVLIEFWATWCPLCAALEPRIRAAKQEHGDALEVIIVAVGVNQSPRSIRRHIEKHPQPGRLVFDARGRASRAYMAPSTSYVVALDAQGRVVYTGVGEDQNIAAAARKAVGQ from the coding sequence ATGAATGATATCCCGGCGTCTGTCCTGCGCCGTCTTCTCCTCGGAGCGGCCGTTTGGTTGATCGCCGTGCTGGCACCCATCGCCGCCGCGGCGCCGCTCGCCGCCCAGGATGTCGGCCTCGCCGTCGGCCGTGTTCCGGACGCCGTCCAGCTGGAGGATATCGAGGGCAACGCGTTCGACTTCGCGAGCGTGGTCGGCAGGAAGCCCGTGCTGATCGAGTTCTGGGCGACGTGGTGTCCGCTGTGCGCTGCGCTCGAGCCGCGGATCCGGGCCGCGAAGCAGGAACACGGGGACGCGCTCGAGGTGATCATCGTGGCCGTCGGGGTGAATCAGTCCCCGCGCAGCATTCGACGCCACATCGAGAAGCACCCTCAGCCGGGACGTCTCGTGTTCGACGCGCGCGGCCGCGCCTCGCGCGCATACATGGCGCCGTCGACGTCATACGTGGTTGCGCTCGATGCCCAGGGACGCGTGGTCTATACAGGGGTAGGTGAGGATCAGAACATCGCGGCCGCCGCCCGGAAGGCCGTCGGGCAGTAA
- a CDS encoding redoxin domain-containing protein yields the protein MHAYRDQYAQTFNVGQDVVLIAISADPIQELYEWARDDQFQFLMASDSALAVGRAYGALSPRGSATNRNLFVVGPDGRIAYRAVPFREIDPTAYEELAEAIRLTLPPDTAQ from the coding sequence ATGCACGCGTACCGTGATCAGTACGCGCAGACTTTCAACGTGGGACAGGACGTCGTCCTCATCGCCATCAGCGCTGATCCGATTCAGGAGCTGTACGAGTGGGCGCGCGACGACCAGTTCCAGTTTCTGATGGCCAGCGACAGCGCGCTGGCGGTCGGCCGTGCGTATGGCGCACTCTCGCCGCGCGGCTCAGCCACGAACCGGAACCTGTTCGTGGTCGGCCCGGACGGCCGGATCGCATATCGGGCAGTACCGTTCCGGGAGATCGATCCGACGGCGTATGAAGAGCTGGCGGAGGCCATCCGGCTGACGCTGCCGCCGGACACGGCGCAGTAG
- a CDS encoding CoA transferase: MSHNRTSGTGPLRGLRVLELAQNLAGPYCGQILGDLGADVIKVERPGGDAARTWGPPFVDGTGSIFAAANRGKRSIELDLRDDDGRRVLRALIERSDILIEAFRPGTFAAMGFDYERVREWNAGLIYCSVLAYGEEGPLRDLPGYDPLMQAHGGLMSITGEPGTRGSRVGTSVIDMGTGMWLVIAIMAALRERDATGAGTRLSAALYDTALAWNSYHIAGCVDTGFVPRPMGSELPMIAPYGAFASADGEIMIAAGNDGLFARLCDALSLADMSADDRFDSNAARVAHRKEVNDAVRGRTRTLTTADLLVRLRDHGVPCAPIQDIAEVCADDQTGASGMIARSGGATSVRLPVRFDGVRPEAGAPPPRAGEHTAAVLAELRLD; encoded by the coding sequence ATGAGTCACAACAGAACATCGGGAACAGGTCCGCTCCGGGGGTTGCGCGTGCTCGAGCTCGCCCAGAACCTCGCCGGGCCGTATTGCGGTCAGATCCTCGGGGATCTCGGCGCCGACGTCATCAAGGTCGAGCGCCCGGGCGGCGATGCCGCGCGTACCTGGGGTCCGCCATTTGTCGACGGCACCGGCTCCATCTTCGCCGCTGCGAACCGTGGCAAGCGGAGCATCGAGCTGGACCTCCGCGACGACGACGGCCGGCGGGTGCTGCGCGCACTGATCGAGCGCAGTGACATCCTGATCGAGGCGTTCCGGCCGGGGACATTCGCGGCGATGGGATTCGACTACGAACGCGTCCGCGAGTGGAATGCCGGCCTCATCTACTGCTCCGTCCTCGCTTACGGCGAGGAAGGGCCGCTGCGGGATCTGCCGGGTTACGACCCGCTGATGCAGGCGCACGGCGGCCTCATGTCGATCACGGGCGAGCCCGGCACCCGCGGCTCACGCGTCGGCACCTCGGTGATCGACATGGGCACCGGCATGTGGCTCGTGATCGCGATCATGGCCGCGCTTCGTGAACGCGACGCGACGGGCGCGGGGACTCGCCTGAGTGCAGCATTGTATGATACCGCGCTCGCGTGGAATTCGTATCACATCGCCGGCTGTGTCGACACGGGATTCGTGCCGCGTCCCATGGGGTCGGAGCTGCCCATGATCGCGCCGTATGGAGCGTTCGCGTCCGCGGACGGTGAGATCATGATCGCGGCGGGCAACGACGGTCTGTTTGCCCGACTGTGTGACGCGCTGTCACTCGCTGACATGAGCGCGGACGATCGTTTCGACAGCAACGCGGCGCGCGTGGCGCACCGGAAGGAAGTGAACGATGCGGTACGCGGCCGCACGCGCACGCTGACGACGGCAGATCTGCTCGTGCGGCTGCGCGACCACGGCGTGCCGTGCGCACCGATACAGGATATCGCCGAAGTGTGTGCCGATGATCAGACGGGCGCGAGCGGCATGATCGCTCGCAGTGGTGGCGCCACCTCTGTCCGGTTGCCTGTCCGCTTCGACGGCGTACGGCCGGAAGCGGGGGCTCCGCCGCCGCGTGCGGGAGAGCACACGGCGGCGGTTCTGGCGGAGCTGAGACTCGACTAG
- a CDS encoding flavin reductase family protein, with protein sequence MIERDRFREALSAWASGVTVVACRTERRVVATTVSAFISLSLDPPMILIAVGPNATVRPFLQPGEPFGVSILGAGQRRLAMVFADPFPVGPDPFPPEGDPLIDGCLLGLSCVVERVDDGGDHAIVIGAVKDATGGASGAPLIRYDRRYHALGD encoded by the coding sequence ATGATCGAGCGCGACCGGTTTCGTGAGGCGCTGTCCGCGTGGGCGAGCGGCGTGACCGTGGTCGCCTGTCGCACCGAGCGACGCGTGGTGGCGACGACGGTCTCCGCGTTCATTTCCCTCTCTCTCGATCCACCAATGATCCTCATCGCCGTCGGCCCCAATGCCACCGTCCGGCCGTTCCTCCAGCCGGGCGAGCCGTTCGGCGTGAGCATCCTGGGCGCCGGACAGCGCCGGCTGGCGATGGTCTTCGCCGATCCGTTTCCGGTCGGCCCCGACCCTTTCCCGCCCGAGGGCGACCCGCTGATCGACGGCTGCCTGCTGGGCCTCTCATGTGTCGTGGAGCGCGTGGACGACGGCGGCGACCATGCGATTGTGATCGGTGCGGTGAAAGACGCGACCGGCGGGGCGTCCGGCGCGCCGCTGATCCGCTACGACCGGCGTTACCATGCGCTCGGTGATTGA
- a CDS encoding NFACT RNA binding domain-containing protein has translation MASKGQGWQQVDVNGYEVLVGRSARDNDELTFGVARPRDLWLHAAGHAGSHVVIRVSETAGDVPREVIERAAAYAAWHSKARNARGKVEVHVCRAADVRKPRGVPAGTVELRRYDVVRVYPREIASRTE, from the coding sequence ATGGCGAGCAAGGGCCAGGGCTGGCAGCAGGTCGATGTGAACGGCTACGAGGTACTCGTCGGCCGGAGCGCGCGCGACAATGATGAGCTGACGTTCGGGGTGGCGCGGCCGCGCGATCTGTGGCTGCACGCCGCCGGCCACGCGGGCAGTCACGTCGTGATCCGCGTATCGGAGACGGCGGGGGACGTACCGCGTGAGGTGATCGAGCGGGCCGCGGCGTACGCAGCGTGGCACTCGAAGGCACGCAACGCACGCGGCAAGGTGGAGGTGCACGTGTGCCGCGCGGCGGACGTGCGCAAACCCCGCGGCGTGCCTGCCGGTACGGTGGAGCTGCGCCGGTATGACGTCGTGCGGGTCTATCCGCGGGAGATCGCGAGCCGCACGGAGTAG
- a CDS encoding aminoacetone oxidase family FAD-binding enzyme produces the protein MSRPEGPIVVIGAGAAGLMAAIFAATSERRVVLLERTRDGGRKIIISGGGRCNVLPSRLSPRQFTTASSPNTMRNMLLSWPLPSQQRFFEHDLRVPLVLEQASGKLFPASNRARDVRDALVGEARRRGVDIRFDSIVRDIATTGLHQWRIVMEDGALVQATSVIVATGGLSVPATGSDGAGLRILERLGHSIHETYPALTPLTSEPPRHAALAGVSLNVTLSARQAKGVFETEGGFLFTHRGYSGPAVLDISHIAVRSRLAGQPRQILVQWTELNADAWDALLREGGAGQIGTLVRRHLPVRLADVLINEAGVDSQRTLAELRKEERSSLVTTLARYPLPWTGDEGYRKAEVTGGGVALGELDPRTLESRKHHGLFVCGEALDAFGPIGGYNFAWAWATGRLAGLGAARGTTPDPD, from the coding sequence ATGAGCCGTCCTGAAGGTCCGATCGTGGTGATCGGTGCCGGTGCGGCGGGACTCATGGCGGCGATCTTCGCCGCGACGTCCGAGCGCCGCGTGGTGCTGCTCGAACGTACGCGCGATGGCGGGCGGAAGATCATCATCAGCGGCGGCGGCCGCTGCAACGTTCTGCCGTCACGACTCTCACCCAGGCAGTTCACGACGGCGTCGTCTCCGAACACGATGCGCAACATGCTCCTGTCGTGGCCGCTGCCATCACAGCAGCGTTTCTTCGAGCATGATCTGCGCGTGCCGCTCGTGCTGGAGCAGGCGTCGGGCAAGCTGTTCCCCGCATCGAACCGGGCCAGGGATGTGCGCGATGCCCTCGTGGGCGAGGCCCGGCGACGGGGTGTCGACATCCGCTTCGACAGCATCGTGCGCGACATCGCGACGACCGGACTTCACCAGTGGCGCATCGTGATGGAAGACGGTGCGCTGGTCCAGGCGACATCCGTCATCGTGGCCACGGGCGGCCTGTCCGTGCCCGCCACGGGAAGCGACGGTGCGGGGCTGCGCATACTGGAGCGGCTCGGCCATTCCATCCACGAGACGTATCCTGCACTGACACCGTTGACCTCCGAGCCGCCCCGACACGCCGCGCTGGCGGGTGTCTCGCTCAACGTGACGCTGAGTGCCCGGCAGGCGAAGGGGGTGTTCGAGACGGAGGGCGGTTTTCTGTTCACGCATCGCGGCTACAGCGGACCGGCGGTGCTGGACATCTCCCATATTGCCGTCCGTTCACGCCTCGCCGGCCAGCCGCGTCAGATCCTCGTACAGTGGACGGAGCTGAACGCGGATGCGTGGGACGCACTGCTGCGTGAGGGCGGTGCCGGCCAGATCGGGACGCTGGTGCGGCGACACCTTCCGGTACGTCTGGCGGACGTGCTGATCAACGAAGCCGGTGTCGATTCGCAGCGCACGCTTGCGGAGCTGCGCAAGGAGGAGCGTTCGAGCCTGGTTACCACGCTTGCCCGGTATCCGCTCCCCTGGACCGGCGATGAGGGCTATCGCAAGGCGGAAGTCACCGGCGGTGGCGTGGCCCTCGGTGAGCTCGACCCGCGCACGCTGGAGTCACGGAAGCATCACGGGCTGTTCGTGTGCGGCGAAGCGCTGGACGCGTTCGGCCCGATCGGCGGTTACAACTTTGCGTGGGCCTGGGCGACCGGCCGGCTGGCGGGACTCGGTGCCGCGCGCGGCACGACACCGGATCCCGATTGA